Within the Sarcophilus harrisii chromosome 2, mSarHar1.11, whole genome shotgun sequence genome, the region TCCTGAGCCAGGAGCTTGGGAATAAAGAAAGTAGAAAGATTAGGGGATAactgggggaaagagggggacaGGTCAATCCCCATCCTTGGATGGATTTACCCTTGAAGAACCTCAGGGTTCCCTCCCTCCTGAAATATGTAACTAATagttatatagagctttaagctttgcaaagtgctATACATATGttagtctcatttgatcctcacaataatccaaTTATACAGAAgctattatcctcactttacagatgaggaaattgaggctgagagagattaagtgaattgccaggGCTAACCCAGTTAGTAAATGTATATGATAGAATTAGTCTAAGGTCTTCTGGACCAGCACTGGGTCACCAGAGctgttcctcccccctcctcttagGCCTATGATTTCTCAGAGGACACCCCctcttcaaatttcaaatttcaccCCCCTTTCAGTTTCAGTTCTTAAGGCATtgagggagggggcagggaagtGGGGTAGTCTAAAAGAATGAGATAGGTGAAGCCAGTATTGGGGTACCTGAAGAGTAGCCAGGAgagtaggaaagaaaaagtaCCCCCTATTTATGGTGTAAGTAGTCCCTTACCCCAGGACTCTTTGCCTTTCTTCCCAGGTAGAGCCTGTGTTTGCCAGAGAACTCTTCTTGCGCTCCAGGCGTCTCAGTCCCCAAGGCCCTCCAGGCTCCCAGCCCAGTGCTGCAGAGAACGTGGCCCGCATTCTGAACCAGCCAAGCCAACCCTGACCGTAGCCTCCCGCCGTGGCCATTTCCGGAGCATCACCTATCATAGCACATCTTTGATCAACCTGGGCCAGTATACTTGGGGCTAAGGGTCTTCACCTTGCCTTGGAACAGATTTTTATGTCCACCTGATGAGTGGGTGGGAACACAGTGTATCTGTAGAAACTAAACTTCCATGTGCTTTGGGAGTTATTCATAAGAGGAACCCCCTAGTATTCCTAGAGGAGCTCCCTAAGACATCTCAGGTAATGCTTTGTCAATCTGCTTTTTTTAAGGTAATGTCCCAGAGTGTGGAGAGCTTACGAGGAGCCATCCACATTCTTGCCTGCCCTTGAAACATGCCAGAGGGAACCAGGGTTTGTCTGTGATGATGTGACTTAACataatttgcaaagcattttttaatcTAGTGGGAAGAACCTTGAATTGGGAGTCTGGAGAGATCACGGTGCGATGCTCCCAACCACATTCTGTGCTTGTAGAAGTTACATAGCCCCCGAGAATCAGCAAAAGggtggttggttggttggttgttgtccttcattctcagaggaccaCAATGACATCCCTATGTTAGAGTCCAGGTGAAGTATGTCTGGCGGTGGCTAAGCAAACACGGAGCTTGGGACGCTGGGCCACAGTAGAACACAAATAAGAACTTGGGGACGGCTTCTCCCACTCTGTGCATCTCACGTTCCTTCTGAGCTGATTCAGTCTGCTTTGCTTGTAGAGCACAGCACCCTCTCCGATGGGGGTGCGCATCCCGTGCCAGTGTCACCCTGCCGTACAATCATGACCACCCTGTAGTACCTGCCTACCTCACAGAGCCGTGGTGAAGatgaaataatgtacaaaaagcattttgcaaatttttaaatacCTTGTATGAATGACTCTCGGCTGTgattgtttcctcatttgaaattCAGGGGTGAGTGGGTTCTAAGTGAACAAACTGAGGCTTGGACAAGGGAAGAGACTTCTCTCTGATCACAGTTGCAGGGCTAGGGTTTGAAATCAGGTCGACTTCTGATCCCCAGCCCAAGCCTCCTGTCCCTATATTCACTATTACCCTCCTTAGCATCCAGTCCAAAGGGCTTCATTGACTAGGTCAAAAATCTCTCCTCTCCTGTCACTTACTTGGGACGGGGTCTCAAATGGGAGAAAATGAGCCGGGGGTGTCAATAAGCCTCCTGGAGACAGAGGCTGAAGTGACCACCCTGCCCTGTCCCTCCCCCTATTCCCTTCCtgctcacccccccccccctcgccAAGGACCCTTGTGATCATGAAGGATCCTGCTCCTCCTTCTGTGGTGACCCAGAGGTAAGGTAAGGAGGGGCTTcctggaggaaggaaaggggcttgcccaagttcacacaaggCAGTAACAGAACTGAGATGCAGGCCAGGTCCTCTGGTTTTCTTCTCTGTCCAATGATCCCTGTTTTCTGGGTCTCGGAGCAGGAAGTCTGACTCAGAACCACTGGTCAGCCTTAAAGGTGAACAGGCCCTTCCTCTCCCTGCACTCTCCAATGAGATCTATAAAGGGCTAGGGCAGGCTGAAAGGAGAAAATGTGACTCAGCCCAGCAAAACacttttcttcaaagctcagcagAGGGAGCTAGGGTCAAGGAGCTAAGTACTTACTGAAGTCTCACCCCCACATCCTTCCTCTGCTAGGGCCAGGGGCTTCCCCAGGCccatcccttctcctcctccctccccatatCCCCGCTCTCCTCGCCAGGCTCACAGAGCCCTTCTTCCTCCGATTCCCACCTCTCCTACCTTCCCTCCCTGGCTCTTGGCCCTCATTCACCCTCCTCCTTCCACACCACCTTGTTCTCCCCTCTCAGCCACATGGCCCTCACTCCTCTCatcctttccccacctccccatCTCCCCTTTCTGCCTCATGGCCCtcactcctcctccttcttcctcattcttattcttttttccttcccaacaaCTCTCCCAGAGATCCCTTCCTCTCCTGTCCCCTGGGTTTATTCTCTATTCATCTTCACACGCTTGTCTTCTCACAAGGGAGAACAATCTGGTCCTTGtttgaaaaggggaaaggaggagaatacaaaaggaaaagtgggatgattggaaaagaaacataaaaagaagggAGATGGTGAGACAAgagtagaaaaaaggaagatgaaaaggaagcgcttgagagagaaaagaagagagaagagaaacagggaaatgactagaggaagaatagataattataggaggaaaaaagaagggaaacgGGAGAGCACTGAGCAGAGCAAAGATTTAATGGCAAGAGAAGCGCTGAGACATATTTGGAGGTGGAGGAGAGgctggaggaaggagagaaagaatctCTAGTCCGACTCTCCATTCTTTTTTCAGTTCTGCCAGGCCAACCCAGCCTCTGCCTCATCCTCCTGCTCTCCTTCCCCGGGGACCCTCAGCCCTGCAGCCTGTGGGGGCTGGGCCAAAGCTTGGCCCCTCCCCAGGCCCCCACAAGCAGGACGGCCTCCACCCGGGACTGGCAGCTGAGGCGGAaaggggtgggggtagggaggcCTGATCCCTCCCCTCTAGCCTGTCCAAGCCACAGGGGCTGGGCTGGCCGAGGGCTTTTAACCAGCTGGAGGAGCCTCCTGACCGGCTTTTGGCGGCGAAGGCctctgggaaaggaaagagatgcAGCCTGGCTGTCCCACTCCACGGGGCCCTGGGAATGGTCAGGACGGGGACTCGGCTCCCAGCCGGCAGGGCCAGGACCCAGGCCCCAGCCGGCCTGGGGAGCTGGCCAAGCCCCCCTACAGCTACATCGCCCTCATCACCATGGCCATCCAGAGCTCCCCGGGCCAGAGAGCCACCCTCAGTGCCATCTACCACTACATCATGGGCCGCTTTGCCTTTTATCGAGACAACCGTCCTGGCTGGCAGAACAGCATCCGGCACAACTTGTCCCTCAATGAGTGCTTTGTCAAGGTGCCCCGGGATGACCGCAGACCTGGCAAGGGCAGCTACTGGACCCTGGACCCCGACAGCTACAACATGTTTGAGAATGGCAGCTTCCTGCGACGGAGGCGCCGCTTCACCCGCAAGAGGGGCTCCGAGCCTGAGACTCAGACCCAGAAGAAGACCAAGAGCAGGGCCCGGGCTGGGTCAGCTCGCGGGGGCTACCGGGCCTCTGGGGTGCCAGAGCCTCAGGGGGATGCCCGAGATCAGGAGGCTGGCCAGACCAACGCTGCCCCCGCACCCTGCCTAGGCCCTCCACTGGAGCTGCCTGAGTCCCAGGGCCTCTGCCACGCTCACCCGGCCCCATCACCCAGCGAGAGCCTTTTTGGGGGACTTGCAGATGCCCTCCCCGCCGCCCCAGCTGGTCTGTACCTTTCCACTTCCGAGCCACTGGCCCTGCCAGCATCCCAGATGCTGATAGACCTGAAGGAGCCTCCTGAGCCGGCCAGGTCTCCGGGACAAAGGGCGGACCCTCGAGAGCTAccactctcctcctcctcttcctcctcctcctcctcctctgcctctcCCTGCCCGGCATTCAGCCTGCCCCCAGTTTTCCCTGCCCCTCAGGGCCCTCAGCCCTCCCCAGCCCGATTCCCCGAGGCTGAGGCCTATGGCAAGGCAGGGCTGCCCATCTTTGGCAGCTTTGGTGGGGCTGAAGCTCTGGGTGGTAGCTACCAGTGCCGTGTGCAAGCCCTGAGCTTCCGCATGGATGAGCGGGGCTGTGGCCCGGCCCTGGATCATCTGCTTGCACCCACTCCAGCTTCCCCAGCCACCCCAACTCAG harbors:
- the FOXS1 gene encoding forkhead box protein S1; its protein translation is MQPGCPTPRGPGNGQDGDSAPSRQGQDPGPSRPGELAKPPYSYIALITMAIQSSPGQRATLSAIYHYIMGRFAFYRDNRPGWQNSIRHNLSLNECFVKVPRDDRRPGKGSYWTLDPDSYNMFENGSFLRRRRRFTRKRGSEPETQTQKKTKSRARAGSARGGYRASGVPEPQGDARDQEAGQTNAAPAPCLGPPLELPESQGLCHAHPAPSPSESLFGGLADALPAAPAGLYLSTSEPLALPASQMLIDLKEPPEPARSPGQRADPRELPLSSSSSSSSSSSASPCPAFSLPPVFPAPQGPQPSPARFPEAEAYGKAGLPIFGSFGGAEALGGSYQCRVQALSFRMDERGCGPALDHLLAPTPASPATPTQSPPFQSPLPLRGNQKEPWTGGPFPLQGGGSYQLGLPHCLYRTPGMLFFE